In Tissierellales bacterium, one DNA window encodes the following:
- the pyrF gene encoding orotidine-5'-phosphate decarboxylase yields the protein MNFTDKLIEKIIQTKNPSVVGLDPRYSFVPEYIKVKYKNEIDAIYEYNCGIIDAIEDLVPAVKPQLAFYEQYGSKGHELYEKTVKYAKSKGLLILADAKRGDIGSTAEAYSKAFFTGESQADAVTLNPYMGFDTINPFLEFGGKGAIVLVKTSNPSSIDLQNLIVEGRPLYEHFGEKLNEYGKKYLGENGYSRVLAVVGATYPKEMKKLREIMTGTYFLVPGYGAQGGTAEDVVEAFDDRGLGAIVNSSRGIIAAHKKCELEDETKYTECIRQAVISMRDEINDALTRADKRYW from the coding sequence ATGAATTTTACAGATAAACTTATAGAGAAAATAATTCAGACTAAAAATCCAAGTGTGGTTGGATTAGATCCGAGGTATAGTTTTGTACCAGAATATATAAAAGTAAAATACAAAAATGAGATAGATGCTATTTATGAATATAATTGTGGAATAATAGATGCAATAGAAGACTTAGTACCCGCAGTTAAACCACAACTTGCTTTTTATGAGCAATATGGCTCTAAAGGCCATGAACTCTATGAAAAAACAGTAAAATATGCAAAATCAAAGGGATTGTTAATTTTGGCAGATGCTAAAAGAGGAGATATAGGTAGTACTGCTGAGGCTTATAGTAAGGCATTTTTTACTGGAGAATCGCAAGCTGATGCGGTAACATTAAATCCTTATATGGGATTTGATACCATAAATCCATTTTTGGAGTTTGGTGGAAAAGGTGCGATAGTGCTAGTTAAAACATCAAATCCTTCATCTATTGATTTACAAAATCTAATAGTAGAAGGTAGACCGTTATACGAACATTTTGGAGAAAAACTAAATGAGTATGGGAAAAAATATCTTGGAGAAAATGGCTACAGCAGAGTTTTGGCAGTGGTTGGAGCAACATACCCTAAAGAGATGAAAAAATTAAGAGAAATAATGACTGGAACATACTTTTTGGTACCTGGATATGGAGCTCAAGGAGGAACTGCTGAAGATGTAGTAGAAGCATTTGATGATAGAGGGCTTGGAGCAATAGTGAATTCTTCAAGAGGAATAATTGCGGCTCATAAGAAATGCGAATTAGAGGATGAGACTAAATATACTGAGTGTATTAGACAAGCTGTTATAAGTATGAGAGATGAAATAAATGATGCATTGACTAGAGCTGATAAAAGATATTGGTAG
- a CDS encoding dihydroorotase: MLLKNGNYVNIRERKIEEKDVRIIDRKIIEIGNQLQRKGDEVVLDIKGLYMMPSFVDLHAHFREPGFEYKETIETGAKAAASAGYTEVYIMPNTSPIVDNEDIIQKILSKTKDLIGPKLHIVGAITEGELGKKLVDLDGYVEQGISTISDDGQPVWDLNVLEEALEKAREHNLLTMLHCEKKELAIGSVNKGIISKMVGDKGINNASEYLAVKESIEIAEKVGARIHICHISTKESVELIQKAKMRGVRVTAEVTPNHLSLDERDVIQNKAIAKINPPLRTKEDQEVLIDALNKGIIDIIATDHAPHSKEEKQREISKAPFGISTLDIAPSIVYTHLVKKDKMDFFRWIEVMAIEPRKIVGMPIVELMPGDDADFCLMELDQEIKLNEEMIHSKGKNTPFLETNLQGWVQYTFRKGQMIYRRG; the protein is encoded by the coding sequence ATGCTACTTAAAAATGGAAATTACGTAAATATACGAGAACGCAAGATTGAGGAAAAAGATGTTAGAATAATCGATAGAAAAATAATAGAAATTGGGAATCAGCTACAGAGAAAAGGCGATGAAGTTGTTTTAGATATAAAAGGATTATATATGATGCCTAGTTTTGTAGATTTGCATGCGCATTTTAGAGAGCCAGGATTTGAATATAAAGAAACAATAGAAACTGGAGCAAAGGCGGCAGCTAGTGCAGGTTATACTGAAGTGTATATTATGCCAAATACAAGCCCTATTGTTGATAACGAAGACATAATACAAAAAATATTGTCAAAGACAAAAGATTTAATTGGCCCAAAACTACACATTGTTGGAGCTATAACAGAAGGTGAATTAGGGAAGAAACTAGTAGATTTGGATGGATATGTTGAGCAAGGAATATCTACAATTTCTGACGATGGGCAACCAGTTTGGGATTTGAATGTACTAGAAGAAGCTTTAGAAAAAGCGAGAGAACATAATTTACTTACAATGCTTCACTGTGAAAAGAAAGAACTTGCAATAGGAAGTGTAAATAAAGGAATAATATCAAAAATGGTTGGTGATAAAGGGATTAATAATGCATCAGAGTATCTTGCGGTTAAAGAAAGCATAGAAATTGCTGAAAAAGTGGGTGCAAGAATTCACATTTGCCATATCAGTACAAAAGAGTCAGTAGAATTGATACAGAAAGCTAAAATGCGAGGAGTTAGAGTTACCGCAGAGGTTACACCAAATCATTTGTCATTAGATGAGAGAGATGTGATTCAAAATAAAGCTATTGCTAAAATAAATCCGCCACTTAGAACTAAAGAAGATCAAGAAGTTTTGATTGATGCGTTAAATAAAGGGATAATAGATATTATAGCGACAGATCATGCACCTCATTCTAAGGAAGAGAAGCAACGAGAAATTAGTAAAGCACCATTTGGAATTTCAACATTAGATATAGCTCCTTCGATAGTATATACGCATTTAGTTAAAAAAGATAAAATGGACTTCTTTCGATGGATCGAAGTAATGGCAATTGAACCTAGGAAAATAGTTGGCATGCCGATTGTTGAGCTCATGCCAGGCGATGATGCTGATTTTTGTCTGATGGAGTTAGATCAAGAAATAAAACTAAATGAAGAGATGATTCATTCAAAAGGTAAAAATACACCGTTTTTAGAAACGAACTTGCAAGGCTGGGTTCAATATACATTTAGAAAAGGCCAGATGATATATAGGAGGGGATAA
- a CDS encoding dihydroorotate dehydrogenase electron transfer subunit, with translation MKFIENCRIVDRKWLTKDTYEIVFETKDIAKESYAGQFVEVKLDQCFLRRPISIGKVSGNNIHLYVKVVGRGTKNLSTIALGEEINIIGPLGNTFSKPKNKRIAVVGGGIGIAPLVEYIRNIETDNEIYAFLGYKDELFLTDYFHDVADEVYVSVENNENGDARYITELLEKAIDEHIEIDKIVTCGPRGMMKAVMQIAEKNNIETEASLEERMGCGFGVCVGCSIELRSGEMKKVCVDGPVFDASEVNYDEW, from the coding sequence ATGAAATTTATAGAAAATTGTAGAATTGTGGATAGAAAATGGCTTACTAAAGACACTTATGAAATAGTATTTGAAACAAAAGATATAGCGAAAGAAAGTTATGCTGGACAATTTGTAGAGGTGAAGCTTGATCAATGCTTTTTAAGAAGACCAATAAGCATTGGAAAGGTTAGTGGGAACAATATTCACTTGTATGTGAAGGTAGTTGGACGCGGGACTAAGAATCTTTCGACTATTGCATTAGGAGAAGAAATTAATATAATAGGTCCACTTGGAAATACATTTTCAAAACCAAAGAACAAAAGAATAGCAGTAGTTGGAGGTGGCATAGGAATAGCGCCACTAGTTGAATATATAAGAAATATAGAGACGGATAATGAGATATATGCATTTTTGGGATATAAAGATGAATTGTTTTTGACTGATTACTTTCATGATGTGGCAGATGAAGTTTATGTAAGTGTTGAAAACAACGAAAATGGAGATGCTAGATATATTACAGAATTGCTAGAGAAAGCTATAGATGAACATATTGAGATAGATAAAATAGTGACATGTGGTCCTAGGGGAATGATGAAAGCAGTAATGCAAATTGCAGAAAAGAATAATATTGAAACAGAAGCATCTCTTGAAGAGAGAATGGGCTGTGGATTTGGAGTATGCGTAGGATGTTCTATTGAATTGCGTTCGGGTGAAATGAAAAAAGTATGTGTGGATGGACCGGTTTTTGATGCAAGTGAGGTGAATTACGATGAATGGTAA